CCTACCCGGGGCCTATCGCGGCTTGCCGCGCCCTTCTTCGGCGCTCAAGCCGAGCCATCCACCAGACGGCGTGGCGTGTCGGGCCTTAATCCGGCTGGTGTCTTTTGGTTGTCGGGGGTAGCGAGGCGTATGCCTTGCTAAATGGCCTTTGCGTGGTGTTCACTGTGAGCTTGAGCTCACTTGCACCGCTTCGCTCCCAATCTTTTGATTGAGAGCTGCATTTAACCATGTGAGTGGCATGTAATAGCCAAGTTTATTTTAGACTGAGAATGGCCGATATAAAGATTACTCTTTGAAGATAAATTAGAAAATGTGGGTTTTTCCATGTTTACTTATTTTTTGAGCGTTTCAATTTTTACATTTTTGTGTTTATGTAGAGAGGCAATTAGCTTGTATGAAGGAATAAATCCAAACCAATGAGGGTGTGTTCGCTGGCTGTTTTAGGCTATATAATATCTGATAACCTTGCTTATTCTCCTTGGCACCGCATATTTTTTCATTAATTGCCTAATCGTTTTCTCCATGACTGGCTGAATACGTGCAATATCCGTGAAGGTGACTAACCCAACAAGTTTTCCGCCTTCAACTACTGGAAGCTTCTTAATTTTATGCTTAAACATAGCTTCTATGGCTTCTTCTAGGCTTGTCTCCGGACTTGTAACTATAAGCGGCTTGGACATAACTTCGCTAACAAGAGTTTTGTTTGGGTCTTTACCTTCAACAACT
Above is a genomic segment from Candidatus Bathyarchaeota archaeon containing:
- a CDS encoding CBS domain-containing protein; the encoded protein is MKVKDVMVTDLVTVKADVTVKKAVEVMNDFEIGCLIVVERGEAIGIITERDILKRVVVEGKDPNKTLVSEVMSKPLIVTSPETSLEEAIEAMFKHKIKKLPVVEGGKLVGLVTFTDIARIQPVMEKTIRQLMKKYAVPRRISKVIRYYIA